The following are from one region of the Salvia hispanica cultivar TCC Black 2014 chromosome 1, UniMelb_Shisp_WGS_1.0, whole genome shotgun sequence genome:
- the LOC125202756 gene encoding 14-3-3 protein 7-like codes for MVEAMKQVARLDVELTVEERNLVSVGYKNVIGARRASWRILSSIEQKEESKGHEQNVKRIKSYRQKVEDELTKICMDILAVIDDHLLPSSSTGESSVFYYKMKGDYYRYLAEFKSTDDRKEAADQSLKAYEAATSAASTDLAPTHPIRLGLALNFSVFYYEILNSPERACHLAKQAFDEAIAELDSLNEESYKDSTLIMQLLRDNLTLWTSDLPEEGGEQSKGEEIQES; via the exons ATGGTGGAAGCAATGAAACAAGTTGCGAGATTGGATGTGGAGCTGACCGTCGAGGAGAGGAATTTGGTTTCAGTTGGGTACAAGAATGTCATTGGTGCAAGGCGGGCATCCTGGCGGATCTTGTCTTCCATTGAGCAAAAAGAGGAGAGTAAGGGGCATGAGCAGAAtgtgaagagaataaagagTTACAGACAAAAGGTTGAAGATGAACTCACTAAGATATGCATGGACATACTTGCGGTGATTGATGACCATCTACTTCCATCTTCCTCAACAGGAGAATCATCAGTCTTTTATTACAAGAT GAAAGGAGACTATTACCGCTATTTAGCTGAATTCAAGAGTACAGATGATCGTAAAGAGGCAGCAGACCAGTCACTCAAGGCGTACGAA GCTGCCACTAGTGCTGCTTCCACTGATCTTGCTCCTACACACCCCATTAGGCTTGGGTTGGCCCTTAACTTCTCTGTTTTCTACTACGAGATCTTGAATTCCCCTGAAAG GGCCTGCCACCTTGCGAAACAAGCCTTTGATGAAGCTATTGCAGAACTCGACAGCCTCAACGAAGAATCCTACAAGGATAGCACTCTCATCATGCAGCTTCTAAGGGATAATCTTACTTTGTGGACCTCAGATCTTCCAGAAGAGGGAG GTGAGCAATCCAAAGGCGAGGAGATTCAAGAG AGCTAA
- the LOC125200426 gene encoding uncharacterized protein LOC125200426 gives MAFYFAHLNFKRGVFNHYPNLSRKRKRDSSGDHSCRRLAISSCNNFFAVGFGNGFVVLYSRVRGMSFVNVGLSCFSKWPVRGIILLDSSRLYVAYGNGDVFHWENPVGDMSTHIRICKGDMAIDGSLLDFSGTRTHWVGLYSGADLFVCGIGVTGDVLYSGGNLEVGRFGKIFFVLDVVVACTAVAACYFHIQTPGDVHVLIEGGVMIGCVGGGVSSVVLTNAHRVATIYRPSHDGEMGILVLPHTLPQSARCCLNESVCFAIDHGGAIVVFDVVGGARLYRLGDNAALRGSSLKLITGPLPLHCSVKRQDEFSTLMSLLDPATPK, from the exons ATGGCTTTCTACTTTGCTCATTTGAACTTTAAGAGAGGTGTTTTTAACCACTATCCCAACCTGTCTCGGAAGAGGAAGCGGGATAGCTCGGGGGACCATTCTTGTAGGAGATTGGCTATCTCCAGCTGCAACAATTTCTTTGCAGTTGGGTTTGGCAATGGATTTGTGGTATTATATAGTCGTGTTCGAGGCATGAGTTTTGTAAATGTTGGTTTGAGTTGTTTTTCGAAATGGCCAGTACGTGGGATCATTCTCTTGGACTCTAGCAGACTTTATGTAGCTTATGGGAATGGGGATGTTTTTCATTGGGAGAACCCTGTAGGAGATATGTCCACCCACATTCGCATTTGTAAAGGTGACATGGCCATAGATGGGTCTCTACTCGACTTCTCAGGCACACGGACACATTGGGTTGGACTGTATTCAG GTGCAGATCTTTTCGTGTGTGGGATTGGTGTGACAGGTGATGTATTGTATTCCGGGGGTAATTTGGAGGTGGGACGATTTGggaagattttttttgttttagatgTGGTTGTGGCGTGCACTGCGGTTGCTGCTTGCTACTTCCATATTCAGACTCCCGGTGACGTTCATGTTCTTATAGAGGGTGGTGTGATGATTGGTTGTGTTGGTGGCGGTGTTAGTTCCGTGGTGCTTACCAATGCACATCGTGTAGCTACCATTTATCGCCCGTCTCATGATGGAGAGATGGGTATCTTGGTTTTACCGCACACTCTGCCACAGTCTGCGCGTTGCTGTCTTAACGAGTCAGTTTGCTTTGCTATAGATCATGGAGGGGCGATTGTTGTCTTCGATGTTGTCGGTGGTGCTCGTCTGTACAGACTAGGCGATAATGCAGCATTGAGAGGCTCCTCGT TGAAGCTGATAACCGGACCGTTGCCATTGCATTGCTCGGTGAAGAGACAGGACGAGTTCAGCACATTGATGTCGTTGTTGGACCCCGCCACGCCAAAGTga
- the LOC125215927 gene encoding nucleolar protein 6-like, with product MTKLSDELHDSLHSKFGITCTATEDDVDIFVSGYAFRLKILHERGLSLVKKLGGQTKHVLSADKKLFLRSQHSSMIDGLRGRYPIYGPIVRLAKRWVSAHLFSNSLPEEAIELLVAHLFLKPLPFRPPCSRITGFLRFLRLLSEYDWSFSPLIVDINGDLTPDDGKEINESFISNRKQYEGNMHNAKPAMFLATSYDKESEAWTMQSPTVAELKRLAAYATSSANSLTNVVMKNQLDAYGWERLFCTPLNNYNAVVLLHRDKLPYPNRLMFPSEVKLGKQVIRGNAGKAFQPFLLPEEMKKNLGELKNKLMVGFDPQKYLISQIEREFPGTFKVWCDSLGGDAIGHVEIRSAKEMTLTRIKIYLTH from the exons ATGACTAAGTTATCCGATGAACTGCATGATAGCCTTCACTCGAAGTTTGGGATTACATGCACAGCTACAGAGGATGATGTAGATATTTTTGTGTCTGGGTATGCATTTCGTCTCAAGATTTTGCACGAGAGAGGTTTAAGCTTGGTGAAAAAACTTG gtGGCCAGACGAAGCATGTACTATCCGCCGataaaaaactttttcttCGAAGTCAACATTCTAGCATGATTGATGGATTACGAGGCCGTTATCCAATTTATGGGCCTATTGTCAG GCTTGCGAAACGGTGGGTGTCTGCACATCTATTTTCGAACTCATTACCTGAAGAGGCTATTGAGCTTTTGGTTGCACACTTGTTTTTGAAGCCTTTACCATTCAGACCCCCATGCTCCAGGATAACTGGATTTCTGAG ATTCCTACGTTTGTTGTCAGAGTACGATTGGAGTTTTTCTCCTTTAATTGTGGACATCAATGGCGATTTAACTCCTGATGATGGCAAAGAAATCAAT GAATCTTTCATTTCAAACAGAAAACAATACGAAGGGAATATGCATAATGCTAAGCCTGCTATGTTTCTGGCTACTAGTTACGACAAGGAATCTGAAGCTTGGACCATGCAATCGCCTACAGTGGCA GAGCTTAAGAGATTGGCCGCTTATGCAACCAGCAGTGCAAATTCTTTGACCAACGTTGTTATGAAGAATCAACTCGATGCATATGGATGGGAA CGCCTTTTCTGCACACCTCTGAACAACTACAATGCCGTAGTTCTTCTGCACAGGGATAAACTCCCCTATCCAAACCGTCTTATGTTCCCATCCGAAGTAAAACTAG GCAAGCAAGTGATACGAGGGAATGCTGGCAAAGCCTTCCAACCCTTCCTACTGCCGgaagagatgaaaaagaacTTGGGCGAGCTGAAGAACAAGCTGATGGTGGGCTTCGATCCACAAAAATATCTGATCTCCCAAATTGAG AGAGAGTTCCCTGGCACGTTTAAGGTTTGGTGTGATTCTCTTGGAGGCGACGCCATTGGTCATGTG